Genomic DNA from Vreelandella subglaciescola:
GTAGACCGGAAATAGTCGACGACCCCACGCTCGGCATGCGACAAAAAACGGGAGCATCGGCCAAGCCGACACTCCCGCTATTTAGGCTTTCGCCCTAAAAAAACATGGCTCTTCGTCGTTAGGTGTGGAATTCGCCCCCTAAATTAGGCCAAAATATGGCCTCCACAACGACAGGAAATATGACATGGATGGCACTCAGATTCTGACCCTCGGCCTGGGCCTTGAAGCGCCCTGGATTCTCAAGGAGCAGCACCTGGATACCGCCGTGTCACCTCACCCCGCCTTATTCACCGGGCTGAGACAGAAAAGAAGATGGCGAGCAGTTTCTCTTGTAGAATCAATATGTTCCTAACCGAACTTGACTCAAGAGGACCACTCGCCATGGGTGAAAGCCTATCCCCCTGGACCCCGTCATGCAACGGGTCCATCCGCGTCGAGCTCAGCGGCCATCGCACCACCAGCGACAGCGGTGCTTTGCTGTTGCGTGAAGCCCTCGACAACAGCGGCATGATCGATGCGCTGGACGACCATCTGGTCGATCATCGCGACCCGGATCGCGTCCGCCACTCGTTAGCCAGCCAGCTGCGTACCCTGGTGCTGCAGCGTTCGATGGGCTGGATCGACCTCAGCGATACCGATACGCTTCGCCGTGACCCGCTCTGGCAGCTAGCCTGCAGTGATGCCCGCGGGACAACGCCGTTGGCTCAGGACCGGCCATCTCAAGCGACGCTGTCGCGGCTGCTGACGTGCCTGGGCCGCGACGACAATATCGATACCGTGCATGAGGGCCTGCTGCGGCTGGCGGTCTGGCGACTGACCTCGCTGAACGGCGGCGAACGCCCCGAGCATCTGACGCTGGACATCGACGGCTTGCCGATCGACGTTCACGGCCACCAGGGCGGTTCGGCGTTTCATGGACTTTACGGGGCCAGAATCTACTCGCCTTTGGTGGCCTCGCTGGCAGAGACCGGCGACATGGTGGGCGGTCTGCTGCGTGAAGGTAACGCCGGCCCAGCCGAGAATGCCGATACCTGGATCCCACATCTGGTGCGGCGACTCAACGAGAGCACCGGGGCCAAGGTCAAGGTACGCATCGACGCGGGTTTCACCGACAACGACACGCTTGAGGCGCTGGAAGATCGCGACATCGAGTATCTGGGCCGGTTGCGCAGTCATACGGGCCTGCAGACACTGGCAGCGCCACATCTGAAGCGGCCACGCGGCCGGCCCCCCGAGCAACCTCGGGAATGGTGCCATGACCTGGCGTACCAAGCCGGTACCTGGCCGGCGCCGCGGCGCGTGGTGCTGGTGGTACAAGAGCGGCCCGATGATCTGCTGCTGCATGCCTTCTTTTTGGTCACCAACCTCGGCAAGTTCAACTGGCCGCCGGAAAAGGTCCTGGCGCTTTATCGCAAGCGCGGCAGCGCCGAAGCCCACATGGGCGAGGTGAAGTCGGCGCTCGACCTGCATCTCTCCTCGACTGATCGCGGTGTCTCCACCGTCCAGGACGTCATGGCCCGCAACGAGGTAAACCTGCTGCTGACTCTCTGCGCTTATCAGGTGCTACACGGGCTGCGTTGCCTGTTGGAACGACAGACCCGGCAGGGCTGGAGCCTGAAGCGGATGCGCGAGCAGGTGCTTAAGGTGGCCGCCACGCTGACAGTGCACGCCCGGCGCATCACCGTGCACCTCGGCGATGCCGCCGATAAATGGTGGCCATCTTTACTGAAAGGGTTGCCGCGGCTGACGGCATTGACCTGACACGTCGCATTACTCAGCCTTTTCCAGCAGACAAAACGGCCACTATGGAGGCCGACGACCACGGCTGCGCCGTCACTCGAAACCAATGAACTTCAGTTATAAATATCACGGCATTGATACGATAAAGCTATGTGCTAATCGGCTACTCAGCGACCGTATGACATAAAAGCCGGTCGGTCCCGGTCACCACGGGACGTAAAACGCTCGTTCGGCGTCCTGATGAATAAGGCGGGCTCACCGCTTGAACCTCACCGTCGAGGCAGAACGTGGCAGCCTTTACCCTTGCCCCGAGTGTGGTGACGCTTGCCCGGCGCATGATTTTGCCGACAAGACCTGGCGGCACCTGAACTTCTTTCAACATCACTGCTATCTGCATGCGCGAGTGCCGCGCACCAAGTGCCCCACGCACGGCATTAAGCGGATCGAAGTCCCCTGGGCCCGCCCCGGTAGCGATTTCACCCTGTTGTTTGAGCAGGCCGCCATGGCTCTGGTCAGGGAGATGCCGGTGCTCGCCGCCGCCCGCCTGATAGAGATCACCGACAAGCGGTTATGGCGTATCGTGCATCACTATGTCGGGTGCATGCTCGACCAACTTGACCTCTCTCAGGTTAAGGCCGTGGGGCTTGATGAAACCGCCGCCAAGCGCGGCCATCGCTACGTCACCGTATTTCTGGATATGCAGCGCAAGAGCGAGCCGGTTGTCTTCGCGATACCCGGCCGTGGCAAGGCCACCGTCAAGGCCTTCAGCGAGTTTTTGGCTGCACATCAGGGCGACCCTCAGGCCGTTCAGGAAGTGGTCTGCGATATGTCGCCAGCCTTCCTCAAAGGCGTGGAAGAGCACCTGCCCAAGGCCGAGGTCACCGTCGACTGGTTTCATATCGTGCAGATCTTCACGCGCGCCCTTGATGACGTCAGAAAGCGTGAGCGGCGCGAGCAGGAACCCCCCAAGCACTTACGCTGGGCTGTCTTGCGCAATGCCGACGCCGGCAACTTAACGGCTAATCAAATCGCTGCGCTGCAGGAACTGATGGCCGACCAGAGCGCCACGGCCGACGCTTGGATCATCAAAGAGAAACTGCGCTGGATTCAGCAGGCACCCACGCTTCGCGGGGCTCGCTGGCGAATCACGCGCTTCCTCAATTTTGCCCGAGAGGCGATCGCTGGCAAGGGCCTGCTGTCTCCGATGAATAAGGCGCTGAATACCCTGGAACGGCATACCGACCGCGTTATCCGCCGCTGGTTATCGGGCCTGACCAACGCACGGTTGGAAGGGATGAATAGCCTGTTTCAAGCGGCCCGATCACGCGCTCGCGGCTACCGAAACGAGAGCACTTTCATCACCATGATCTACCTGATTGGCAGCCCTGTGGGCAGCATGCTGGATCAGGCCAAATCCACATGAAACGTCGAAGAGCCAAAAACATTAACAACCTCTACATAAGAATTGCATCTTCAGTCTGGCTAATGCCCACCTCGGACACCTCGACGGTATAATCGCCGGTAGAACCGCTATAGGTAGAACCCGATGCTTCCAGGTAGTAGGTGTCGTCAGCCTCGGCAATATAGGAGAATTCAGCCCCATCGCGGAGACGTCCAGACTCCAGCAAATCAAGGTAATCGCCTCTTTGGCGGTGGAGCGTTACATCCCCATTTTCCAAGCCTTCAGATGCCATATCAAACAGGTAGCGCTGGCCTTCTTCCAGATCGATCTGGAGGAAATCTGTATCAGAAACAACTTCAACGCTACCTGCCATCGCTTCGCCTAGCGTCAGAGCCGTTGCACCGTCCGGGGTATCGGAATGATCATCATCCAGCAACACCTCGGACACCTCGACGGTATAATCGCCGGTAGAACCGCTATAGGTAGAACCCGATGCTTCCAGGTAGTAGGTGTCGTCAGCCTCGGCAATATAGGAGAATTCAGCCCCATCGCGGAGACTTCCAGACTCCAGCAAATCAAGGTAATCGCCACTTTGGCGGTGGAGCGTTACATCCCCATTTTCCACGCCTTCAGATGCCATATCAAACAGGTAGCGCTGGCCTTCTTCCAGATCGATCTGGAAGAAATCTGTATCAGAAACAACTTCAACGCTACCTGCCATCGCTTCGCCTAGCGTCAGAGCCGTTGCACCGTCCGGGGTATCGGAATGATCATCATCCAGCAACACCTCGGACACCTCGACGGTATAATCGCCGGTAGAACCGCTATAGGTAGAACCCGATGCTTCCAGGTAGTAGGTGTCGTCAGCCTCGGCAATATAGGAGAATTCAGCCCCATCGCGGAGACGTCCAGACTCCAGCAAATCAAGGTAATCGCCTCTTTGGCGGTGGAGCGTTACATCCCCATTTTCCAAGCCTTCAGATGCCATATCAAACAGGTAGCGCTGGCCTTCTTCCAGATCGATCTGGAGGAAATCTGTATCAGAAACAACTTCAACGCTACCTGCCATCGCTTCGCCTAGCGTCAGAGCCGTTGCACCGTCCGGGGTATCGGAATGATCATCATCCAGCAACACCTCGGACACCTCGACGGTATAATCGCCGGTAGAACCGCTATAGGTAGAACCCGATGCTTCCAGGTAGTAGGTGTCGTCAGCCTCGGCAATATAGGAGAACTCGGGCCCGTCGCGAAGGGAATTATATTCCAGATAATCTAGCCAGTCGCCGTTCGAGCGATGGAGATTTAGCTCTCCACTTTCCAAGCCTTCAGATGCCATATCAAATAGATAGCGCTGGCCTTCTTCCAGGTCGATTTGGAAGAAATCTTTGTCATTGATCACTTCGATGCTACCCGCTACCGCTTCGTCTAGCGTCATGGCTGTTGCACCATCCGGCGTATCGGCATGGTCATCATCCAGCATCACCTCGGACACCTCGACGGTATAATCGCCAGTGCTAGAGTAGCCTGATGCCTCCAGGTAGTAGGTGTCGTCAGCCTCGGCAATATAGGAGAACTCGGGCCCGTCGCGAAGGGAATTATATTCCAGATAATCTAGCCAGTCGCCGTTCGAGCGATGGAGATTTAGCTCTCCATTTTCCAAGCCTTCAGATGCCATATCAAAGAGGTAGCGCTGGCCTTCTTCCAGGTCGATCTGGAAGAAATCTTTGTCATTGATCACTTCGATGCTACCCGCCACCGCTTCGTCTAGCATCATGGCTGTTGCACCATCCGGCGTATCGGCATGGTCATCCAGAGTCGGTTCAGGTTCGGGAGTAGGGGGCGGAAGATCGTCGTCTTGATGGATAATAACGTTATCTACGCCCGAGAATTGATCAGCGTTTTCCAGTCTGGAAATGTCCAGTTTTCCACCGAAAACGTTCAGTGCCCCGCCATTGAGACTGATAGAACTGTCGGCGGACAGTTCAAGTACGCCAACATCATTTAATCGAGTTTGTGTAAAATCAAAAGTTAGATTGCCGCCGTCAAGGTCAAAGGCTAACGCTATTGGATCTTGAGGGGGGGAGGCACTGAAAAAAGTAACGAGGAATTCGCCTGGACCTGTAATTGAATACCCTGAAGTATTAAATGTTTCTAACACATCGAAATCGGCCGAAACCTCGACTCCTTCATCTATGAAAATTTGCTTTTCATTAATAGAAACGGTTGTGTTGTCGCTTTCTTTCCAATATTTAAAAATACTATCGTCTTCGGTCAACATGCCATCTGCAACGATGCTGAAAACGGGCTCGGGCTCGGGTTCAGGCTCGGGCTCGGGCTCTGGTTCCTGCGCAACCAGGCCGCCGTCCTCATAGATGTAGGTCGTATCTGCCTGAGCTTGACCATTAATCGAGAGGCCGCTCACCGTCACTGCAAAATCATCGCTCGGTGATTCATCAAAACTGAACGGCAAGTTCAGTATTCCCGTGCCCTTCCCATTACTCGCAGTGATGGAATACGTCGCCGTCGTCACACCACCTATCGTTGAGCTTGACGCGGATGTCGACATTGACCCGCCACCC
This window encodes:
- a CDS encoding IS1380 family transposase is translated as MFLTELDSRGPLAMGESLSPWTPSCNGSIRVELSGHRTTSDSGALLLREALDNSGMIDALDDHLVDHRDPDRVRHSLASQLRTLVLQRSMGWIDLSDTDTLRRDPLWQLACSDARGTTPLAQDRPSQATLSRLLTCLGRDDNIDTVHEGLLRLAVWRLTSLNGGERPEHLTLDIDGLPIDVHGHQGGSAFHGLYGARIYSPLVASLAETGDMVGGLLREGNAGPAENADTWIPHLVRRLNESTGAKVKVRIDAGFTDNDTLEALEDRDIEYLGRLRSHTGLQTLAAPHLKRPRGRPPEQPREWCHDLAYQAGTWPAPRRVVLVVQERPDDLLLHAFFLVTNLGKFNWPPEKVLALYRKRGSAEAHMGEVKSALDLHLSSTDRGVSTVQDVMARNEVNLLLTLCAYQVLHGLRCLLERQTRQGWSLKRMREQVLKVAATLTVHARRITVHLGDAADKWWPSLLKGLPRLTALT